A single region of the Bacteroidota bacterium genome encodes:
- a CDS encoding DUF2158 domain-containing protein, with protein MEKEFEIGDTVRLLSGGPLMTINESNKGKAFVDCIWFNVEGNKCESTFKMAIIMHDDDFDLNEFEMEEDEWDDANEEEK; from the coding sequence ATGGAAAAAGAATTTGAAATAGGCGATACCGTTAGGTTATTATCAGGCGGTCCGTTAATGACCATAAACGAATCAAATAAAGGCAAAGCTTTTGTTGATTGTATTTGGTTTAATGTAGAAGGCAATAAATGCGAATCAACATTTAAAATGGCCATTATTATGCATGATGATGATTTTGATTTGAACGAATTTGAAATGGAAGAAGACGAGTGGGATGATGCTAACGAAGAAGAGAAATAA